A window of Lentibacillus sp. Marseille-P4043 contains these coding sequences:
- a CDS encoding dihydrolipoamide acetyltransferase family protein — MVQVKFSDIGEGMNEGEILHYFVNEGDEVKVDQPLVELQTDKMVAEIPSPAAGKIKTIHFETGNVITVGTVLIEIDNGQDGSQPQAPKIENHQETEKITIPQQQEFSNRTKRILAAPYTRKIARDLGIDIEQIHGTGPAGRVTDADVYQFTKSDTPPLETEAKVPDHASSLSTDQPAADTIPFSGIRKQIAAKMTHSLTTIPHVTHFEEADLTNVLEFRNELKEDGVNISVAAFFIKAIVITLKEHRIFNARLDEENEVIRLATDYNIGLATNTDSGLMVPVLQQADKKSLQTINKEMKALTKKAQDGKLTPKDMKNGTFTISNVGPLGGVGATPIINHPETGIIAFHKTKKTPVVMENDEIAVRSIMTMSLSFDHRVADGALAISFTNRFTELIEDPKKLLLELV; from the coding sequence ATGGTTCAAGTAAAATTTAGTGATATTGGGGAAGGAATGAATGAGGGAGAAATTCTCCATTACTTTGTTAATGAGGGTGATGAAGTTAAGGTTGATCAGCCACTTGTTGAATTGCAAACAGATAAAATGGTCGCGGAAATTCCCTCACCAGCTGCAGGCAAAATTAAAACAATTCATTTTGAAACAGGAAATGTGATAACGGTTGGTACGGTACTTATCGAAATTGATAACGGTCAAGACGGGTCACAACCCCAAGCCCCTAAGATAGAAAATCATCAGGAAACAGAGAAAATAACAATACCACAACAACAGGAGTTCTCCAATCGAACAAAACGAATTTTGGCGGCACCATATACGAGAAAAATTGCACGAGATCTTGGGATTGATATTGAACAAATACACGGGACAGGACCCGCCGGCCGTGTGACTGACGCAGATGTCTATCAATTTACCAAAAGTGATACGCCGCCTCTTGAAACAGAAGCGAAAGTTCCAGATCATGCGTCTAGCCTTAGCACAGATCAACCAGCAGCAGATACAATCCCATTTAGTGGAATACGAAAACAAATTGCAGCGAAAATGACACATTCTTTAACTACCATTCCACATGTAACGCATTTTGAGGAGGCTGATTTAACGAATGTACTTGAATTTCGCAATGAACTTAAAGAAGATGGTGTGAACATATCTGTTGCAGCTTTTTTCATTAAGGCAATTGTCATTACGTTAAAAGAGCATCGTATTTTTAATGCAAGGTTGGATGAAGAGAATGAAGTTATTCGATTGGCAACGGATTACAATATTGGGCTTGCAACAAATACTGATTCTGGATTAATGGTTCCTGTACTTCAGCAAGCTGATAAAAAGTCATTACAAACAATTAACAAAGAGATGAAGGCATTGACAAAGAAGGCACAGGATGGAAAATTAACCCCTAAGGATATGAAAAATGGCACATTCACAATCAGTAATGTTGGGCCACTTGGCGGTGTTGGCGCAACACCAATTATTAATCATCCGGAGACAGGAATTATTGCCTTTCATAAAACGAAAAAAACACCTGTTGTAATGGAAAATGATGAAATTGCAGTTCGTTCCATCATGACTATGTCGCTCTCATTTGATCATAGGGTTGCAGATGGTGCATTGGCTATTTCATTTACGAACCGGTTTACAGAGTTAATTGAAGATCCGAAAAAGTTATTATTGGAGTTGGTTTAA
- the pdhA gene encoding pyruvate dehydrogenase (acetyl-transferring) E1 component subunit alpha — MKEMYPLFQIVDQTGEIVTKEYRSELTEEKAKQLYYHMMRIRTYDQKGVALQRQGRIGTYVPFTGQEASQVGSALALMENDWMFPTYRDHGATLTFGADLDRMLLHWNGRIEGCLPSKEKHILPASIPIATHIPHAAGAAMAETYKGTTNAAIAYFGDGATSEGDFHEGLNIASVFKAPVVFLNQNNGFAISLPVEKQMNSETIAQKAQGYGIPGIRVDGMDVFAVHVAVKEALERARRGDGPTLIEAVTWRFGAHTTADDPSKYRDQDKLNDMRDEIDPVLRMDRFMKNNDMWDAEWASGINQAIQTELDEAIEKMESYNKPKIADMFDYVFEKPTWTIEKQKNSLLALGGNK; from the coding sequence ATGAAGGAGATGTATCCTCTTTTTCAAATTGTTGACCAGACAGGGGAAATCGTTACGAAAGAATATCGTTCGGAGTTGACCGAGGAAAAAGCGAAACAACTGTACTATCACATGATGCGTATTCGAACGTACGATCAAAAAGGAGTTGCTTTGCAGCGTCAGGGTCGCATTGGAACCTATGTGCCATTTACAGGCCAGGAAGCATCTCAAGTTGGAAGCGCTCTAGCATTAATGGAGAATGATTGGATGTTTCCAACATATCGAGATCATGGTGCAACACTAACATTTGGTGCCGATCTGGACCGAATGTTGCTTCATTGGAATGGACGGATTGAGGGTTGTTTGCCGTCAAAAGAAAAACACATATTACCAGCATCCATTCCGATTGCGACACATATCCCTCATGCAGCAGGGGCTGCAATGGCAGAAACGTATAAAGGAACAACGAATGCAGCAATTGCCTATTTTGGTGATGGTGCAACATCAGAAGGAGATTTTCATGAGGGGCTTAATATTGCTAGTGTATTTAAAGCGCCAGTTGTTTTTTTAAACCAGAACAATGGCTTTGCGATATCACTTCCTGTTGAAAAACAAATGAACTCGGAAACAATTGCACAAAAGGCACAAGGGTACGGTATCCCTGGTATTCGGGTTGATGGGATGGATGTTTTCGCTGTTCATGTAGCTGTGAAAGAAGCACTTGAACGAGCACGACGCGGGGATGGTCCTACATTAATTGAAGCTGTTACATGGCGGTTTGGTGCACATACAACAGCGGATGACCCATCCAAATATCGCGACCAAGACAAATTAAATGATATGCGGGATGAAATAGATCCCGTTTTACGTATGGATCGGTTTATGAAAAATAATGACATGTGGGATGCGGAATGGGCTTCCGGAATCAATCAAGCTATTCAAACAGAATTGGATGAGGCAATTGAAAAAATGGAGTCTTACAACAAGCCAAAGATTGCCGACATGTTTGATTACGTATTTGAAAAACCTACATGGACAATCGAAAAACAAAAGAACAGCCTTTTGGCATTAGGGGGGAACAAATAA
- a CDS encoding dihydrolipoyl dehydrogenase family protein produces MVVGEFAEQRELIIIGGGPGGYNAAIRAAQLGVQVTLIEKAELGGVCLNKGCIPSKVHTHAAKQLASISNFKSLGISTGEASFDYDQLTKYREKTVTQLRKGVEALCTQNQIEVVKGTANFLAENRIGVEIGHRFEMFEFKHAIIATGSSSDIPERFQNHKDRLLVADTVYNHNEMPEELIVCGRDAISLEVAFSFHQLGANVSIVLDGETDFPFDGTINRELKRILKKEKINVYRGYTIDKLTPSEQIVEISLSKDGKAKDISGTHVYVETKQQPMIDSLGAERIGIRITNDGYIDIDSQMRSTVKHIFAVGDVTAGTPSALKAIKQGKVAAEIIAGLQSEADFTFIPTVVHSTPPIASVGLTETEAIEQGYNVKTSQFSHSGNSYAMIANEKNGVTKLIKDVDTDLLLGYHAIGAGAIELVNTGVTALEMVGRDEDLRFPMYPHPSFNETILEAVEGLTESAIHIPPRKKKETTL; encoded by the coding sequence TTGGTAGTTGGAGAATTTGCAGAACAACGTGAACTGATCATTATTGGTGGTGGACCTGGTGGATACAATGCCGCTATTCGTGCAGCGCAATTAGGTGTTCAAGTGACGTTAATTGAAAAAGCGGAACTTGGGGGGGTTTGTTTAAATAAAGGCTGTATCCCATCTAAAGTTCACACCCATGCAGCCAAACAACTTGCCTCGATCTCGAATTTCAAATCATTGGGAATTTCCACTGGTGAGGCAAGCTTTGATTATGATCAGTTAACAAAATATAGGGAAAAAACAGTCACCCAACTAAGAAAAGGGGTGGAGGCGTTATGTACTCAAAATCAGATTGAAGTTGTTAAAGGAACGGCAAATTTCTTAGCTGAAAATCGAATCGGGGTTGAAATTGGTCATCGTTTTGAAATGTTTGAGTTTAAGCATGCGATTATCGCAACAGGGAGCAGCTCTGACATTCCGGAACGTTTTCAGAATCATAAGGATCGCCTTTTAGTTGCCGACACCGTTTACAATCATAACGAAATGCCAGAGGAGCTAATTGTCTGTGGCCGGGATGCGATTTCATTAGAAGTTGCATTTAGCTTTCATCAATTAGGTGCCAACGTATCCATTGTCTTAGACGGAGAAACTGATTTTCCATTTGACGGTACCATAAACAGGGAACTGAAGCGCATACTGAAAAAAGAAAAAATAAATGTATACCGAGGATATACGATTGATAAGCTAACACCTTCTGAACAAATTGTAGAGATCAGTCTGTCAAAGGATGGAAAAGCAAAAGATATATCCGGAACACATGTGTATGTTGAAACGAAGCAACAGCCAATGATTGATTCATTAGGAGCAGAGCGGATTGGTATTCGTATAACGAACGATGGCTATATCGATATAGACAGTCAAATGCGGTCAACAGTAAAGCATATTTTTGCGGTTGGTGATGTGACAGCAGGAACACCATCTGCCTTAAAAGCGATTAAGCAAGGAAAAGTAGCAGCGGAGATAATAGCAGGATTACAGAGTGAAGCTGATTTTACTTTCATACCAACTGTTGTTCATAGTACGCCACCAATTGCCTCAGTTGGACTGACAGAAACGGAAGCTATCGAACAGGGCTATAACGTAAAAACAAGTCAATTCTCGCATAGTGGCAACAGCTATGCAATGATTGCCAATGAAAAAAACGGGGTTACAAAGCTAATTAAGGATGTTGATACAGATTTACTATTAGGGTATCATGCGATTGGTGCTGGCGCTATTGAATTAGTAAATACGGGTGTAACAGCACTCGAAATGGTCGGTCGTGATGAAGATTTGCGTTTTCCGATGTATCCACATCCAAGTTTTAATGAAACAATTCTAGAAGCAGTAGAAGGGTTGACGGAAAGCGCTATCCACATACCGCCGAGAAAGAAAAAAGAAACAACGTTATAA
- a CDS encoding GntR family transcriptional regulator encodes MSRIVKPESLHLQAYNIIKKGILEGDYQPSERVVEARMADKLGISRGPVREALRMLIQDGLLNYNDGFVRVYQPTVQDVVEIFQCRESLETLAISLAIKHISDEEQKQLATNLKETSQAFANDKSMELGKLDQQFHDIIITASKNKQLMELLDVIRTKIHYMRTSMVNGDFYPSFVEEHERIYQILLEGNEEEAATIMKKHINKGLEGVLMHIDTK; translated from the coding sequence ATGAGTCGTATTGTTAAACCTGAATCTCTCCATTTGCAAGCCTACAATATTATAAAAAAAGGAATTTTGGAGGGAGATTATCAACCTTCTGAACGTGTGGTAGAGGCTAGGATGGCTGACAAACTTGGTATTAGTAGGGGGCCAGTTCGTGAAGCACTTCGTATGCTTATACAAGATGGATTGCTTAATTATAATGATGGCTTTGTTCGCGTTTATCAGCCAACTGTTCAAGATGTTGTGGAGATTTTTCAGTGCCGTGAGAGTTTAGAAACATTAGCGATCAGCTTGGCAATTAAGCATATTTCTGATGAAGAGCAAAAGCAATTGGCGACAAATTTAAAAGAAACAAGCCAAGCGTTTGCAAATGATAAAAGTATGGAATTGGGAAAATTGGACCAGCAATTTCACGATATTATCATTACAGCATCAAAGAATAAACAGTTAATGGAATTATTGGACGTCATCAGGACGAAGATTCATTATATGCGCACAAGCATGGTGAACGGAGACTTTTACCCGTCTTTTGTTGAGGAGCATGAACGGATTTATCAGATCTTGTTAGAGGGAAACGAGGAAGAAGCTGCAACAATAATGAAAAAGCATATTAATAAAGGCTTGGAAGGTGTATTAATGCATATTGATACAAAATAA
- a CDS encoding alpha-ketoacid dehydrogenase subunit beta has protein sequence MVMSLEKQRSQQKIETNSFTLIQAINDGLDVMLAEDNHTLLLGEDIGKNGGVFRATDGLQEKYGENRVVDTPLSEAGFVGAAVGMAMNGLRPVVEIQFLGFIYPAYEQIATHVTRTRTRTLGHYHLPMVIRAPYGAGVRSPEIHSDSVEAIFTHMPGIKVVCPSTPHDAKGLLIAAIEDPDPVLFLEPMRLYRGQRGDVPKEKYHVEIGKGKLVEAGEDVTILAWGAMMPIALTSAEQMKQHNITCDVIDLRTLYPLDKDIIAESVQKTGRVVIVHEAHETGGVGSEITSIINDTSFLYLRAPIQRVTGFDVPVPLFSLENDYLPTPDRVIDAIQKVVNF, from the coding sequence ATGGTAATGTCTTTAGAAAAGCAGCGAAGTCAACAGAAAATCGAGACAAATTCCTTTACCTTGATACAAGCCATTAATGATGGATTAGATGTGATGCTAGCAGAGGATAACCACACACTTTTATTAGGGGAAGATATCGGAAAAAATGGTGGCGTGTTTCGGGCAACGGATGGCTTGCAGGAAAAGTATGGTGAAAATCGCGTGGTTGACACACCATTAAGTGAGGCTGGATTTGTTGGCGCTGCAGTAGGAATGGCGATGAATGGATTAAGGCCAGTTGTGGAAATACAATTTCTTGGGTTTATTTATCCCGCCTATGAACAAATTGCGACACATGTAACGCGGACTCGGACTCGTACACTTGGACATTATCATTTGCCAATGGTAATTCGAGCCCCATATGGTGCGGGGGTTCGCTCACCAGAAATCCATTCAGACAGTGTGGAAGCGATTTTTACACATATGCCTGGAATTAAAGTTGTATGTCCGTCAACACCACATGATGCAAAAGGGTTACTGATCGCAGCTATTGAGGATCCAGACCCGGTATTATTTTTAGAACCAATGCGTCTGTATCGGGGGCAACGTGGGGATGTACCAAAAGAAAAATATCATGTGGAGATTGGAAAAGGAAAACTAGTTGAAGCGGGGGAGGATGTAACAATTCTTGCCTGGGGTGCGATGATGCCGATTGCATTGACTTCTGCAGAGCAAATGAAGCAACATAATATTACATGTGATGTCATTGATCTAAGGACTTTGTATCCGCTCGATAAGGACATCATTGCAGAATCAGTACAAAAGACGGGAAGAGTTGTTATTGTGCATGAGGCCCATGAAACGGGTGGGGTTGGCAGTGAAATTACTTCGATCATTAATGACACATCTTTTCTTTACCTAAGAGCGCCGATTCAGCGGGTAACAGGCTTCGATGTTCCGGTTCCATTATTTTCATTGGAAAATGATTATTTGCCGACACCTGATCGTGTAATAGATGCTATTCAAAAGGTTGTAAATTTTTAG
- a CDS encoding thioesterase family protein codes for MKEGLKVGDSATLTAVVTNEMVAQFDGEIVHPAYSTVSMVYHMEWASRKLLLPFLEDHEEGMGSAVTVKHIAPSGLGTKISVTATVTDFTKSEIVTDVCVENEQGLIGKGEVKQAILPKKIIEAKLGTYETANSEG; via the coding sequence ATGAAAGAAGGGTTGAAGGTCGGTGATTCAGCGACTCTAACTGCCGTAGTGACAAATGAAATGGTTGCACAATTTGATGGTGAAATCGTGCATCCAGCGTATTCGACGGTATCTATGGTATACCACATGGAATGGGCTTCAAGAAAACTTTTATTGCCATTTTTGGAGGATCATGAAGAAGGAATGGGATCTGCTGTGACAGTCAAACATATTGCACCTTCTGGATTAGGTACGAAAATTAGTGTAACAGCAACTGTCACTGATTTTACTAAAAGCGAAATTGTGACAGATGTTTGTGTGGAAAATGAGCAAGGTTTAATTGGAAAAGGGGAAGTTAAACAGGCCATACTTCCTAAAAAAATAATTGAAGCAAAACTTGGGACATATGAAACTGCAAATTCTGAAGGATAA
- a CDS encoding Leu/Phe/Val dehydrogenase — MKQLEKNRTMELDTFQKIAEHEQVMFCNDPKTGLQAIIAIHDTTLGPALGGTRMYPYATVDDALEDVLRLSAGMTSKCAAADVDFGGGKAVIIGDPKKDKSPAMFRAFGQFVDSLNGRFYTGTDMGTTMDDFVHALKETNFVNGVPEAFGGSGDSSVPTAQGVIYGLEATNQYLYGNDSLAEKTYAVQGLGKVGFKVSEHLLKSGANLYVTDINTASIEAINEKAKEMGSIVNVVDSEDIYNVDADVFVPCAMGGVINDQTISQLKVKAVVGSANNQLQADSHAQDLLDRGILFAPDYIVNAGGLIQVADELYGPNHERVLLKTKAIYDSLLEIYEQANLDCVTTVEAANQKCQKRLTEEQNRNNFFVRTRRPKWNIKE; from the coding sequence ATGAAACAATTGGAAAAGAACAGGACAATGGAACTCGATACGTTTCAAAAAATAGCTGAACATGAACAGGTGATGTTTTGTAACGATCCTAAAACAGGCTTACAAGCAATTATCGCAATTCATGATACAACACTTGGCCCCGCTTTAGGTGGAACACGGATGTATCCATATGCAACTGTTGATGATGCGCTTGAAGATGTACTCCGATTGTCAGCAGGAATGACCTCCAAATGTGCTGCTGCTGATGTCGATTTTGGTGGAGGAAAAGCGGTAATTATAGGCGATCCAAAAAAAGATAAGTCTCCGGCTATGTTTCGGGCATTTGGACAATTTGTAGATTCATTGAATGGAAGATTTTATACGGGAACAGATATGGGAACCACAATGGATGACTTTGTGCATGCGTTAAAGGAAACGAATTTCGTTAATGGAGTGCCTGAAGCTTTTGGTGGCAGTGGTGATTCATCAGTACCGACTGCGCAGGGTGTTATATACGGCTTAGAAGCGACCAATCAATATTTGTATGGAAATGATAGTTTAGCAGAGAAAACGTATGCTGTTCAGGGATTAGGAAAGGTCGGATTTAAGGTTTCTGAGCATTTGTTAAAATCAGGTGCAAATTTATATGTAACAGACATTAATACGGCATCAATTGAAGCAATCAATGAAAAAGCTAAGGAAATGGGATCAATTGTAAACGTAGTGGACAGTGAGGATATTTATAATGTTGATGCAGATGTATTTGTACCATGTGCAATGGGCGGTGTGATTAATGATCAAACAATTTCGCAGTTAAAAGTAAAAGCTGTCGTAGGTTCAGCAAACAATCAATTACAGGCAGATAGTCATGCACAAGACCTTCTAGATAGAGGAATTTTATTTGCGCCAGACTATATTGTGAACGCGGGTGGTCTAATACAGGTTGCAGATGAACTTTATGGTCCCAATCATGAGCGTGTTTTACTAAAAACAAAGGCAATCTATGATTCACTGTTGGAAATCTATGAACAAGCAAATCTGGATTGTGTGACAACAGTTGAGGCGGCAAATCAAAAATGCCAGAAACGATTAACAGAAGAACAGAACCGGAATAATTTCTTTGTGCGTACCCGCAGACCGAAGTGGAATATCAAAGAGTAA